The Trichomycterus rosablanca isolate fTriRos1 chromosome 15, fTriRos1.hap1, whole genome shotgun sequence genome contains a region encoding:
- the cxcl18b gene encoding chemokine (C-X-C motif) ligand 18b, translating to MTFVIKALGLFLVAAICLQLISAQMVPDRCRCVQTTSRNYTLNRIMEFSVTRPRSRCKDTEIILTMKIVKALTNKKVQRCLDPKTELAKTLQECWDRVNTDRKETIQASECLQKSTERK from the exons ATGACTTTTGTAATCAAGGCTCTTGGTTTGTTCCTGGTTGCTGCCATTTGCCTCCAGCTCATCAGTG CACAAATGGTACCTGACAGATGCAGGTGTGTTCAGACAACATCAAGGAATTACACCCTGAACAGAATAATGGAGTTCTCCGTCACTCGACCACGAAGCCGCTGCAAAGACACCGAAATCAT ACTGACGATGAAGATTGTGAAAGCACTTACAAACAAAAAAGTGCAACGGTGTCTGGACCCAAAGACAGAGCTGGCAAAGACCCTTCAGGAGTGCTGGGACAG ggttaaTACAGACAGAAAAGAGACCATCCAGGCCAGCGAGTGTTTACAGAAAAGCactgaaagaaaatga